In Paracoccaceae bacterium Fryx2, a single genomic region encodes these proteins:
- the cyoE gene encoding heme o synthase, with the protein MSDIRVDVAPDTASVEAGFADFVALLKPRVMSLVVFTAVVGLLVAPVGVHPVVGLAAILFIALGAGASGALNMWWDADIDAVMRRTRNRPVPAGRVTPGEALGFGLALSGISVVMLGLATNLFAAGLLAFTIFFYAVVYSMWLKRLTPQNIVIGGAAGAFPPMIGWAVATGGVSMESALMFALIFMWTPPHFWALALFMKEDYSNAGVPMLTVTHGRRATRAHVLVYTIALVPVALAAGFTSIGGPVYLAASVVLNAIFLWGAVRIWRRDEVMAEADKYAVEKQVFRFSLYYLFLHFGAFLLEAALKTFGLGGW; encoded by the coding sequence ATGAGTGACATTCGGGTGGATGTGGCCCCGGACACGGCAAGCGTCGAGGCGGGTTTTGCCGATTTCGTGGCGCTGCTGAAGCCGCGGGTGATGTCGCTGGTGGTGTTTACCGCCGTGGTCGGGCTGCTGGTGGCACCCGTGGGCGTGCATCCGGTGGTCGGGCTGGCCGCGATCCTGTTCATTGCGCTGGGGGCAGGGGCCTCGGGCGCGCTGAACATGTGGTGGGATGCCGACATCGACGCCGTGATGCGGCGCACCCGCAACCGCCCCGTGCCTGCGGGCCGGGTGACCCCGGGCGAGGCGCTGGGGTTCGGGCTGGCGCTGTCGGGGATCTCGGTGGTGATGCTGGGGCTGGCGACCAACCTCTTTGCCGCCGGGTTGCTGGCCTTCACCATCTTCTTCTATGCCGTGGTCTATTCGATGTGGCTGAAGCGGCTGACGCCGCAGAACATCGTGATCGGCGGCGCCGCCGGGGCCTTTCCGCCGATGATCGGCTGGGCGGTGGCGACGGGGGGCGTATCGATGGAAAGCGCGCTGATGTTCGCGCTGATCTTCATGTGGACGCCGCCGCACTTCTGGGCGCTGGCGCTGTTCATGAAGGAAGATTACTCCAACGCCGGCGTGCCGATGCTGACGGTGACGCATGGACGCCGCGCGACACGGGCGCATGTGCTGGTCTATACCATCGCGCTGGTGCCGGTGGCGCTGGCGGCCGGGTTCACGTCGATCGGCGGGCCGGTGTATCTGGCGGCCTCGGTCGTGCTGAACGCGATCTTCCTGTGGGGCGCGGTGCGGATCTGGCGGCGCGACGAGGTGATGGCCGAGGCGGACAAGTATGCGGTCGAAAAGCAGGTGTTCCGCTTTTCGCTGTATTACCTGTTCCTGCATTTCGGGGCGTTCCTGCTGGAAGCCGCACTGAAAACTTTCGGGCTGGGAGGCTGGTAG
- a CDS encoding cytochrome c oxidase subunit 3 — MAHAKNHDYHILPPSIWPFLGAVGAFTMFFGAVKWMHGSGPWLGLIGFVLVLYVMFAWWSEMVHESQVGDHTPVVRIGLRYGFIMFIMSEVMFFAAWFWSFFKHALYPMGEMSPLVDGIFPPAGIETFDPWHLPLINTLILLCSGMAATWAHHALVHENNRKDLVNGLALAIVLGVLFTAFQAYEYSHAAFGFAGNIYGANFFMATGFHGFHVVVGTIFLAVCLVRAMKGHFTPEKHIGFEAAAWYWHFVDVVWLFLFASIYVWGQ, encoded by the coding sequence ATGGCACATGCAAAGAACCACGATTACCACATCCTGCCGCCGTCGATCTGGCCGTTCCTAGGGGCGGTCGGGGCCTTCACCATGTTCTTCGGGGCGGTCAAGTGGATGCATGGCTCGGGGCCATGGCTGGGGCTGATCGGCTTTGTGCTGGTTCTGTATGTGATGTTCGCCTGGTGGTCCGAGATGGTGCATGAAAGCCAGGTCGGCGACCACACGCCGGTGGTTCGGATCGGGCTGCGCTACGGCTTCATCATGTTCATCATGTCGGAGGTGATGTTCTTCGCGGCCTGGTTCTGGAGCTTCTTCAAGCACGCGCTCTACCCGATGGGCGAGATGTCGCCGCTGGTGGACGGCATCTTCCCCCCGGCCGGAATCGAGACCTTCGACCCCTGGCACCTGCCGCTGATCAACACGCTGATCCTGCTGTGTTCGGGCATGGCCGCGACCTGGGCGCACCATGCGCTGGTGCACGAGAACAACCGCAAGGATCTGGTGAACGGGCTGGCGCTGGCCATCGTGCTGGGCGTGCTGTTCACCGCGTTCCAGGCCTATGAATACAGCCATGCCGCCTTCGGCTTCGCGGGCAACATCTACGGCGCGAACTTCTTCATGGCGACCGGGTTCCACGGCTTTCACGTGGTGGTCGGCACCATCTTCCTTGCGGTCTGTCTGGTGCGGGCGATGAAGGGGCATTTCACCCCCGAAAAGCATATCGGCTTCGAGGCGGCGGCGTGGTACTGGCATTTCGTCGATGTGGTCTGGCTGTTCCTGTTCGCCTCGATCTACGTCTGGGGGCAATAG
- the coxB gene encoding cytochrome c oxidase subunit II, with the protein MVSLGRAALAQGLETVGRPIDGKMGFQPAATEIARDLQDLDHMVLLIISAITVLVTALLIWVIIRYNSRANPTPATFTHNSPLEVAWTVVPIVILVFIGAFSLPVLFKQQEIPQGDITIKVTGYQWYWGYEYVGEDVAFDSFLVDGATRVDALGADQPIGRAEVLDDVAVMKLEALGYSRDDFLLATDTAVVLPIGKSVVMQVTGADVIHSWAMPAFGVKQDGVPGRLAQLWFTPEREGVYFGQCSELCGKSHAYMPITVKVVSQAAYDVWLAGAKAGNVQLSADVGTPVTLAAAD; encoded by the coding sequence ATGGTTTCCCTTGGCCGGGCGGCGCTGGCGCAGGGGCTTGAGACGGTCGGACGGCCGATCGACGGCAAGATGGGCTTCCAGCCCGCCGCGACCGAGATCGCGCGCGACCTGCAGGATCTGGATCACATGGTCCTGCTGATCATCAGCGCGATCACCGTTCTGGTCACGGCGCTGCTGATCTGGGTGATCATCCGCTACAACAGCCGCGCCAACCCGACGCCCGCGACCTTCACCCACAACTCGCCGCTGGAGGTGGCCTGGACGGTGGTGCCGATCGTGATCCTGGTGTTCATCGGGGCGTTCTCGCTGCCGGTGCTGTTCAAGCAGCAGGAGATTCCGCAGGGCGACATCACCATCAAGGTCACCGGCTACCAGTGGTACTGGGGCTATGAATACGTCGGCGAGGATGTGGCCTTCGACAGTTTCCTGGTCGATGGCGCGACCCGGGTCGATGCGCTGGGCGCTGACCAGCCGATCGGGCGGGCCGAGGTGCTGGACGACGTGGCGGTGATGAAGCTGGAGGCGCTGGGCTACAGCCGCGACGACTTCCTGCTGGCGACCGATACCGCCGTGGTGCTGCCGATCGGCAAGTCCGTCGTGATGCAGGTGACCGGCGCCGACGTGATCCATTCCTGGGCGATGCCCGCCTTCGGCGTCAAGCAGGACGGGGTTCCGGGCCGCCTGGCGCAACTGTGGTTCACGCCGGAACGCGAGGGCGTCTATTTCGGTCAGTGTTCCGAATTGTGCGGAAAGAGCCATGCCTACATGCCGATCACCGTCAAGGTCGTCAGCCAGGCGGCGTATGATGTTTGGCTGGCCGGGGCCAAGGCCGGGAATGTGCAGCTGAGCGCCGATGTCGGCACGCCTGTGACACTTGCGGCGGCAGATTGA
- a CDS encoding pitrilysin family protein: protein MTLRLDTLPNGFRIVTEDMPGLKSASVGIWVTAGGRHERVEQNGIAHFLEHMAFKGTKRRSALRIAEEIEDVGGYINAYTSREMTAYYARVLTADVGMALDVIADIVLNPVFDRKEIEVERHVILQEIGQALDTPDDIIFDWLQEASYPDQPFGRSILGPSERVSGFKRADLVRFVREHYGPDQMILSAAGGVDHDALLAQATELFGGLKPVGGSLIQPARFTGAEKREIKALEQVHMALAFEAPSYRAPDVYAAQVYAMAMGGGMSSRLFQKIREERGLCYSIFAQSGAYEDTGQITIYAGTSAEEIGDLTQLTVDELKRAAGDMSEAEVARARAQLKAGLLMGLESPSSRAERLARLLSIWGRVPDVDEAVAKIDAVTTEHVRTYAAEMVQAPVAMALYGPVAEAPGLDAVRKALAA from the coding sequence TTGACGCTTCGCCTTGATACCCTGCCCAACGGCTTTCGCATCGTGACCGAAGACATGCCGGGGCTGAAATCGGCCTCGGTCGGCATCTGGGTCACGGCCGGCGGGCGCCATGAACGGGTGGAACAGAACGGCATCGCGCATTTTCTGGAACACATGGCGTTCAAGGGCACCAAGCGCCGGTCCGCCCTGCGCATCGCCGAGGAAATCGAGGATGTCGGCGGCTACATCAACGCCTACACCAGCCGCGAGATGACGGCCTATTACGCCCGCGTGCTGACCGCCGATGTCGGCATGGCGCTGGACGTGATTGCCGACATCGTGCTGAACCCGGTGTTCGACCGCAAGGAAATCGAGGTCGAACGCCATGTGATCCTGCAGGAAATCGGGCAGGCGCTTGACACGCCCGACGACATCATCTTCGACTGGCTGCAAGAGGCGAGCTACCCCGACCAGCCGTTCGGGCGCAGCATCCTCGGGCCGTCGGAGCGGGTTTCGGGCTTCAAGCGCGCCGACCTCGTGCGCTTCGTCAGGGAACATTACGGCCCCGACCAGATGATCCTGTCGGCGGCGGGGGGGGTGGACCATGACGCGCTTCTGGCGCAGGCGACCGAGCTGTTCGGCGGGCTGAAGCCGGTCGGTGGCAGCCTGATCCAGCCCGCCCGCTTTACCGGCGCCGAAAAGCGCGAGATCAAGGCGCTGGAGCAGGTGCACATGGCGCTGGCCTTCGAGGCGCCAAGCTACCGCGCCCCCGATGTCTATGCCGCACAGGTCTATGCCATGGCGATGGGGGGCGGCATGTCCTCGCGCCTGTTCCAGAAGATCCGCGAGGAGCGGGGGCTGTGCTATTCGATCTTCGCCCAGTCCGGGGCGTATGAGGATACCGGCCAGATCACCATCTACGCCGGCACCTCGGCCGAGGAGATCGGCGACCTCACACAGTTGACGGTGGACGAGCTGAAACGCGCCGCGGGCGACATGTCGGAGGCCGAGGTGGCGCGGGCGCGGGCGCAGCTGAAGGCGGGCCTGCTGATGGGGCTGGAAAGCCCGTCAAGCCGCGCCGAACGGCTGGCGCGGCTGCTGTCGATCTGGGGCCGGGTGCCTGATGTCGACGAGGCGGTGGCGAAGATCGACGCCGTGACCACCGAGCACGTCCGCACCTATGCCGCCGAGATGGTGCAGGCGCCGGTGGCGATGGCGCTGTATGGTCCGGTGGCCGAGGCGCCGGGGCTGGATGCGGTGCGCAAGGCGCTTGCCGCCTGA
- a CDS encoding GNAT family protein, whose protein sequence is MLGLRRKLRVETERMTLRLPQHGDFHPWSGLRAQSEAFLKPWEPLWLEDHLSRKAFTNRVYWANRAQAQGTALPLLLIRRGDGALLGAITLDHIRRGPAQAGTLGYWMGAAHARHGYMREAILAVVHHAFTVLDLSRIEAACLPENAASRGVLEKCGFKYEGVAQSYLQIAGRWRNHVLYANLRSDRRGRTDVG, encoded by the coding sequence ATGCTGGGCCTGCGCCGCAAGCTGAGGGTCGAGACCGAGCGCATGACGCTGCGGTTGCCCCAGCACGGCGACTTTCACCCCTGGTCGGGCCTGCGCGCGCAAAGCGAGGCTTTCCTGAAACCGTGGGAGCCGCTGTGGTTGGAAGACCACCTCAGCCGCAAGGCCTTCACCAACCGGGTCTACTGGGCCAACCGGGCGCAGGCGCAGGGCACGGCCTTGCCGCTGCTGCTGATCCGGCGCGGGGACGGCGCGCTCTTGGGGGCGATCACGCTTGACCACATCCGCCGGGGGCCCGCACAGGCGGGCACGCTGGGCTACTGGATGGGCGCGGCCCATGCCCGCCACGGCTACATGCGCGAGGCGATCCTGGCGGTGGTGCATCACGCCTTCACCGTGCTCGACCTCAGCCGGATCGAGGCCGCGTGCCTGCCGGAAAACGCCGCCTCGCGCGGGGTGCTGGAGAAATGCGGCTTCAAGTATGAAGGCGTGGCGCAAAGCTATCTGCAGATTGCGGGGCGCTGGCGCAACCATGTGCTTTACGCCAACCTGCGCAGCGACCGGCGCGGCCGGACCGATGTCGGCTGA
- the thrC gene encoding threonine synthase — protein MQYISTRGTAPTLAFGEAMMTGLARDGGLYVPDAVPVMSPAAIAALAGKSYEETAFAVMWPFVRDTFAEDEFRGLIARAYAGFGHAARAPLVQIGANHFLLELFHGPTLAFKDFAMQLIGQMMQAALAKSGERVTIVGATSGDTGSAAIEAFRGLDAVDVFILFPHGRVSDVQRRQMTTPTESNVHALAMDGDFDDCQARVKDMFNDFAFRDGVRLAGVNSINWARVLAQVVYYFSSAVSLGAPHRPVSFTVPTGNFGDIFAGHIARAMGLPIAELVIATNQNDILHRALTTGAYATNGVKPSISPSMDIQVSSNFERALFDAYGRDGSAVAQLMAELKAGGFRISQGALQALRAGFASGRCSEDETRATIAQVFADTGEVLCPHSAVAVKVAGDHQGDVPMITLATAHPAKFPDAVEAAMGARPGLPERMADLFDRPERMTRVANDLGAIESLILERTGR, from the coding sequence ATGCAGTATATCTCGACACGGGGCACGGCCCCGACCCTGGCTTTCGGCGAAGCGATGATGACGGGTCTGGCCCGCGACGGCGGGCTTTACGTGCCCGATGCCGTGCCGGTGATGAGCCCCGCCGCGATTGCCGCGCTGGCCGGAAAATCCTACGAGGAAACCGCCTTCGCGGTGATGTGGCCCTTCGTGCGCGACACCTTTGCCGAGGACGAGTTCCGCGGCCTGATCGCACGGGCCTATGCCGGGTTCGGCCATGCCGCCCGCGCGCCGCTGGTGCAGATCGGCGCGAACCATTTCCTGCTGGAGCTGTTCCACGGCCCGACGCTGGCGTTCAAGGATTTCGCCATGCAGCTGATCGGGCAGATGATGCAGGCGGCGCTGGCGAAAAGCGGCGAGCGGGTGACGATCGTCGGCGCGACCTCGGGCGATACCGGGTCGGCGGCGATCGAGGCGTTCCGCGGGCTGGATGCGGTCGACGTGTTCATCCTGTTCCCGCATGGCCGGGTGTCGGACGTGCAGCGCCGCCAGATGACGACGCCGACCGAATCCAACGTCCATGCGCTGGCGATGGACGGCGATTTTGACGATTGTCAGGCCCGCGTGAAGGACATGTTCAACGACTTCGCCTTCCGCGACGGGGTGCGGCTGGCCGGAGTCAACAGCATCAACTGGGCGCGGGTGCTGGCGCAGGTGGTGTATTACTTCAGTTCCGCCGTGTCGCTGGGCGCGCCGCACCGGCCGGTCAGCTTCACCGTGCCCACCGGCAATTTCGGCGACATCTTCGCGGGCCACATCGCGCGCGCCATGGGCCTGCCGATTGCCGAACTGGTGATCGCCACCAACCAGAACGACATCCTGCACCGCGCCCTGACCACGGGCGCCTATGCCACCAACGGCGTCAAGCCGTCGATCAGCCCGTCGATGGACATCCAGGTGTCGTCGAACTTCGAACGCGCGCTGTTCGATGCCTACGGGCGTGACGGGTCGGCGGTGGCGCAGCTGATGGCCGAGCTGAAGGCGGGGGGCTTTCGCATCTCGCAGGGGGCCTTGCAGGCGTTGCGCGCCGGTTTCGCCTCGGGCCGCTGCTCCGAGGATGAAACCCGCGCCACCATCGCCCAGGTCTTTGCCGATACGGGCGAGGTGCTCTGCCCCCATTCGGCGGTTGCCGTCAAGGTCGCGGGCGACCATCAAGGCGACGTGCCGATGATCACCCTTGCCACCGCCCACCCCGCCAAGTTTCCCGACGCGGTCGAGGCCGCGATGGGCGCCCGCCCTGGCCTGCCCGAGCGCATGGCCGACCTCTTTGACCGGCCAGAGCGCATGACGCGCGTGGCCAATGATCTGGGGGCGATCGAAAGCCTCATTCTTGAAAGGACCGGCCGTTGA
- a CDS encoding SURF1 family protein, protein MKRYLLPVLFGLAGAAILIALGVWQVQRLAWKEAVLADIAAHIAAAPVDLPRDPDPVAQRYLPVTMTGAFTGEGLEVLASRKQIGAGVRVIAVFLTDTGRRVLVDRGFVPEVEKGLPRSVTIAQVTGNLHWPDEVDSFTPAPDAGRNLWFARDVPAMAAALGTEPLLVVARVPTGDDIDPLPVDTSGIPNDHLTYAITWFSLAVVWLGMTVLLLWRIRRRTH, encoded by the coding sequence ATGAAACGCTATCTTCTGCCCGTGCTGTTCGGCCTTGCCGGGGCTGCCATCCTGATTGCGCTGGGGGTCTGGCAGGTGCAGCGGCTGGCGTGGAAAGAGGCGGTGCTGGCCGACATCGCGGCCCATATCGCCGCCGCCCCGGTCGATCTGCCGCGCGACCCCGACCCGGTGGCCCAACGCTATCTGCCGGTGACCATGACGGGCGCGTTTACCGGCGAGGGGCTGGAGGTGCTGGCCTCGCGCAAGCAGATCGGCGCGGGCGTGCGGGTGATCGCGGTGTTCCTGACCGACACCGGGCGGCGGGTGCTGGTGGATCGCGGCTTCGTGCCCGAGGTCGAGAAGGGCCTGCCGCGCAGCGTGACCATCGCGCAGGTCACCGGCAACCTGCACTGGCCCGACGAGGTTGACAGCTTCACCCCCGCCCCCGACGCCGGGCGCAACCTGTGGTTCGCCCGCGACGTGCCCGCGATGGCCGCAGCCCTGGGCACCGAGCCCCTGCTGGTGGTGGCGCGCGTGCCGACCGGCGACGACATAGACCCGCTGCCGGTCGATACCTCGGGCATCCCCAATGACCATTTGACCTATGCGATCACATGGTTTTCGCTTGCGGTGGTGTGGCTGGGGATGACAGTGCTGCTGCTCTGGCGTATCAGGCGGCGGACGCACTGA
- the tldD gene encoding metalloprotease TldD has translation MTDTPFRPFESHIDEAVALSVLREATAGAEDGELFLERRRSESLVLDDGRVKTASYDAAEGFGLRAVNGEVAGYAHSTEISERALRRAAETARLAVGSGGGTLATGPRRSDARLYGDSDPMQDATFAVKIDLLREIDAYARALDPRVVQVSATVSAGLQEVEILRPDGQRLRDIRPMARINISVIVEQNGRRESGGTGGGGRHGLAQLMEPAYWEAQAREALRIACVNLESVPAPAGTMDVVLGAGWPGILLHEAVGHGLEGDFNRKKTSAFAGLMGRRVAAPGVTVLDDGTLPDRRGSLSIDDEGTPSARNVLIEDGILVGLMQDRQNARLMGVAATGNGRRESFAHIPMPRMTNTYMLGGTTDPADIIASLKDGIYAVGFGGGQVDITNGKFVFSCTEAYRVQNGRIGAPVKGATLIGDGATALQQIRAIGNDMALDPGIGNCGKAGQFVPVGVGQPTLLIGGLTVGGSAA, from the coding sequence ATGACCGACACCCCGTTCCGGCCCTTCGAAAGCCATATCGACGAAGCGGTTGCCCTGTCCGTGCTGCGCGAAGCAACCGCCGGGGCCGAGGATGGCGAATTGTTCCTCGAACGCCGCCGGTCCGAATCGCTGGTGCTGGACGACGGGCGCGTCAAGACCGCCAGCTACGACGCCGCCGAAGGCTTCGGGCTGCGTGCGGTCAACGGCGAGGTTGCAGGCTACGCCCATTCGACCGAGATTTCCGAACGCGCCCTGCGCCGCGCCGCCGAAACCGCCCGCCTCGCGGTCGGATCGGGCGGCGGCACGCTGGCGACAGGCCCGCGGCGCAGCGATGCCCGACTCTACGGCGATTCCGACCCGATGCAGGACGCGACCTTCGCGGTCAAGATCGACCTGCTGCGCGAGATCGACGCCTACGCCCGCGCGCTCGACCCGCGCGTGGTGCAGGTCTCGGCCACGGTGTCCGCCGGGCTGCAGGAGGTCGAGATCCTGCGCCCCGACGGCCAGCGCCTGCGCGACATCCGCCCGATGGCGCGGATCAACATCTCGGTCATCGTCGAGCAGAACGGGCGCCGCGAAAGCGGCGGCACCGGCGGCGGCGGCCGCCACGGCCTCGCGCAACTGATGGAGCCCGCGTACTGGGAGGCGCAGGCGCGCGAGGCGCTGCGCATCGCCTGCGTGAACCTCGAGTCCGTCCCTGCCCCGGCCGGCACGATGGACGTGGTGCTGGGCGCGGGCTGGCCCGGCATCCTGCTGCACGAGGCCGTGGGTCACGGGCTGGAAGGCGACTTCAACCGCAAGAAGACCTCGGCCTTCGCCGGGCTGATGGGCCGGCGGGTCGCGGCCCCCGGCGTCACCGTGCTGGACGACGGCACCCTGCCCGACCGGCGCGGCTCGCTCAGCATCGACGACGAGGGCACGCCCTCGGCCCGCAACGTGCTGATCGAGGACGGCATTCTGGTCGGCCTGATGCAGGACCGCCAGAACGCCCGCCTGATGGGCGTCGCCGCCACCGGCAACGGGCGGCGCGAAAGCTTCGCCCACATCCCGATGCCGCGCATGACCAATACCTACATGCTGGGCGGCACCACCGACCCCGCCGACATCATCGCCAGCCTGAAGGACGGCATCTACGCCGTGGGCTTTGGCGGCGGCCAGGTCGACATCACCAACGGCAAGTTCGTGTTCTCCTGCACCGAGGCCTACCGGGTGCAGAACGGCCGGATCGGCGCCCCGGTCAAGGGCGCCACCCTGATCGGCGATGGCGCCACCGCGCTGCAGCAGATCCGCGCCATCGGCAACGACATGGCGCTCGATCCGGGCATCGGCAACTGCGGCAAGGCGGGGCAGTTCGTCCCGGTCGGCGTCGGTCAACCCACCCTGCTGATCGGCGGC
- a CDS encoding cytochrome c oxidase assembly protein: MTGPRRTATALAGVVVLMVSLSFAAVPFYRWFCQVTGFAGTTSVAETGSDVILDRTVKIRFDGSKVAGFPWEFKPLVPEMDLRIGETGLAFYEAYNPTDRAVAGSASYNVFPYSAGGYFTKIDCFCFEMQVLQPGERVQMPVTFYVDPAMVNDPEGRYVTQITLSYTFFETEIPTDQAALATPSAVVN; encoded by the coding sequence ATGACCGGGCCGCGGCGGACGGCAACGGCCCTGGCCGGGGTGGTGGTGCTGATGGTGTCGCTGTCCTTCGCTGCGGTGCCGTTCTACCGCTGGTTCTGCCAGGTGACGGGCTTTGCGGGCACGACCTCGGTCGCGGAAACCGGGTCCGACGTGATCCTGGACCGCACCGTGAAGATCCGCTTCGACGGATCGAAGGTCGCGGGCTTCCCGTGGGAATTCAAGCCGCTGGTGCCCGAGATGGACCTGCGGATCGGAGAGACCGGCCTTGCCTTCTACGAGGCCTACAACCCGACCGACCGCGCCGTTGCGGGCAGCGCCAGCTACAACGTGTTTCCCTATTCGGCAGGCGGCTACTTCACCAAGATCGACTGCTTCTGCTTCGAGATGCAGGTGCTGCAACCCGGCGAGCGGGTGCAGATGCCGGTGACCTTCTATGTCGACCCGGCGATGGTGAATGACCCCGAGGGGCGCTACGTCACCCAGATCACCCTGTCCTACACATTCTTCGAGACCGAGATTCCGACGGACCAGGCGGCGCTGGCCACCCCTTCCGCCGTGGTAAACTGA